The Procambarus clarkii isolate CNS0578487 chromosome 46, FALCON_Pclarkii_2.0, whole genome shotgun sequence genome includes a region encoding these proteins:
- the LOC123770470 gene encoding uncharacterized protein isoform X2 — protein sequence MAALSPVIQLEDVNRLWYGLAVTKAGRDALASVFMWSYRGTFPVGTYLTQDLGYTNTQYKRIFDDYQRDKLEASSDAATFDITLLYKLLQHVCGLAKMNDPTWTTPGPQGPSLEHLIYSLKQHRNTLAHDNVRMSEQDLTSTLTELSDLLAKMLAEAGDRCRTNSQDVSHVTRDVKEYIGALLEKVREPLDPSDVAHLSQFNQDNKKYKSYITEKVKQTSKWELTEVYKLLYQILPAPWLHLNINYNPSLAFTKLRLLENPVIGARPSHATKGQDNTRPSHATRNRDINYEDILSMRREDGRVPQCVLLTGEGGMGKTTLLKLILEKWVEDPAAIRHLGTEDLVFYVQCRNTHLNTFDDLLRQLLPQTLRDSDADFILFKETILSLNILVLIDGYDEVNKYSRRLVKELLHLPGKDVRLVITTRPGWDQQLSLLVPHTRPCYNILVLGITPERHAEFAERITKVLVEEESQQSVKEKFTQRLEQMSEFLGEYLNTPLTLILLALLCVEAPEEFNSLTTNTQVYEKIHDFITKKLVSRLIDQVTDPKRSCEKFLRFFEEVSLRGIKRQEYDLWPETEAEIREKCDTLGLPQEEVLSNYLTRTSYRRGLDVVTVFGYFHARYQEYCASRGLVAQLRKEGEGDYREQQCVSEKSSRITDLLKDVVHTQIGFSPDHLQKSDVTTDEIVERSRWQSILLSTTGVLSAQGVEHKFITHIVDLLCEMGKKSIDDELLKHVAESRESKHVIQAVCEKLRTKHKWSISSVLSCVFLPPVLREVTPEEIFLCLDDTPQLNQLLSALSELANNVVTIDIQFEGPLYSRNNDLSYKFLERLTAPGSQCTLKWFKGYLSEAAIPLLPHTLEVLDLRLTLHQLPVFIHHLPSLPSLEDLARETNSSCCLLHVNRVRRRCTRLGD from the exons ATGGCGGCCTTAAGTCCCGTTATCCAACTGGAAGATGTGAACAGACTGTGGTATGGACTGGCTGTGACTAAGGCAGGACGAGACGCGCTAGCAAGTGTGTTTATGTGGTCGTACCGGGGCACCTTCCCAGTAGGGACTTACCTCACTCAGGACTTGGGGTACACCAATACTCAGTACAAGCGTATCTTCGATGATTACCAGAGGGATAAACTCGAAGCTTCCTCTGACGCGGCAACTTTTGACATCACCCTGTTGTATAAACTCCTGCAACATGTGTGTGGTCTGGCTAAGATGAATGACCCCACGTGGACCACTCCAGGGCctcagggaccatcacttgaacacCTCATTTACAGCCTCAAGCAACACCGAAACACGTTGGCCCATGATAATGTGAGAATGTCAGAGCAAGATCTTACGTCAACACTGACGGAGCTCAGTGACTTATTGGCCAAGATGCTGGCTGAGGCCGGCGACCGGTGTAGGACAAACAGCCAGGATGTGAGCCACGTGACCAGAGATGTCAAAGAGTATATTGGTGCTCTGCTAGAGAAGGTCAGAGAGCCGCTGGATCCTTCAGATGTGGCGCACTTGTCTCAGTTCAATCAGGACAATAAGAAATACAAAAGCTACATCACAGAAAAGGTTAAGCAGACGAGCAAGTGGGAACTAACTGAGGTGTATAAACTGCTGTACCAGATTCTTCCCGCACCCTGGCTCCACCTCAACATTAACTACAACCCAAGTCTTGCTTTTACAAAACTGCGACTCCTTGAAAATCCCGTCATAGGGGCAAGACCCTCCCACGCGACCAAGGGTCAGGATAACACAAGACCCTCCCATGCTACTAGGAATCGGGATATAAACTATGAAGACATCTTGAGTATGAGACGAGAGGACGGAAGAGTCCCTCAGTGTGTCCTCCTGACGGGGGAAGGTGGTATGGGCAAGACAACGttactcaagctcatcctcgagaaGTGGGTAGAGGACCCTGCTGCCATACGTCACCTGGGCACTGAGGACCTCGTTTTCTATGTACAGTGTAGGAACACACATCTTAATACCTTCGATGATCTCCTCCGCCAGTTGCTGCCTCAAACACTTCGTGATTCTGATGCCGACTTCATATTATTTAAGGAGACAATCTTGAGCTTAAATATATTAGTCCTGATTGACGGCTACGACGAGGTCAACAAGTATTCAAGAAGGCTGGTGAAGGAGCTGTTGCACCTGCCTGGCAAGGATGTGAGGTTGGTGATAACCACACGGCCGGGGTGGGACCAACAACTGTCACTGCTCGTCCCACACACCAGACCTTGCTACAACATCCTCGTCTTGGGCATCACTCCAGAACGTCACGCGgagttcgccgagagaatcaccaaggtgctggtggaggaagagagCCAACAGAGTGTCAAAGAGAAATTTACCCAGCGGCTGGAACAGATGAGTGAGTTCCTGGGCGAGTACCTCAACACTCCACTCACCTTGATCTTGTTGGCGCTGCTGTGCGTCGAGGCTCCAGAAGAATTTAACAGTCTCACCACAAACACTCAAGTCTATGAGAAGATTCATGACTTCATAACCAAAAAACTGGTGTCCAGACTCATAGATCAGGTGACTGACCCCAAAAGAAGTTGTGAGAAGTTTTTGAGGTTTTTTGAAGAGGTCAGTTTAAGAGGGATCAAGAGGCAGGAGTACGACCTTTGGCCAGAGACAGAAGCGGAGATTAGGGagaagtgtgacactctgggactGCCGCAGGAGGAGGTCTTGTCCAACTATTTAACAAGAACCAGCTACCGTCGGGGCCTCGATGTGGTGACGGTGTTTGGTTATTTTcacgccaggtaccaggagtattgTGCCAGCAGGGGGCTGGTCGCTCAGTtgaggaaggagggagaaggagacTATCGAGAACAACAGTGTGTGTCAGAGAAAAGCTCTAGAATTACTGACCTCCTGAAGGATGTTGTGCATACGCAAATAGGTTTCTCGCCAGATCATCTGCAGAAATCAGACGTCACGACAGACGAAATTGTTGAGCGTTCCAGATGGCAGAGCATTTTACTCAGCACTACCGGTGTGCTGAGTGCCCAAGGAGTAGAGCACAAGTTCATTACTCATATAGTTGATCTTCTGTGCGAAATGGGAAAAAAATCGATTGATGACGAGCTGTTGAAGCACGTAGCAGAGTCCCGCGAGAGTAAGCACGTCATCCAAGCCGTGTGTGAGAAGCTGCGTACAAAACACAAGTGGTCAATAAGCAGTGTTCTCTCGTGTGTTTTCCTGCCGCCTGTTCTGAGGGAGGTGACGCCTGAGGAAATCTTCCTGTGCTTAGACGATACACCACAATTAAACCAACTCCTGTCTGCACTGTCTGAGCTTGCAAATAATGTAGTAACCATAGACATACAATTTGAAGGTCCTCTTTACAGCAGAAATAACGACTTATCATACAAATTTTTGGAAAGGCTAACAGCCCCTGGCAGTCAGTGTACCTTAAAGTGGTTTAAAGGTTACTTGTCTGAAGCAGCCatacccctcctgcctcacaccctcGAAGTCCTTGACCTGCGCCTCACACTACATCAACTGCCTGTCTTCATACATCACCTGCCAAGCCTTCCGAGTCTAGAAGACCTAG ctcgagagacgaattcctcatgctgtcttctccatgttaaccgtgtcagacgtcggtgtaccagacttggagattaa
- the LOC123770470 gene encoding uncharacterized protein isoform X1, with protein MAALSPVIQLEDVNRLWYGLAVTKAGRDALASVFMWSYRGTFPVGTYLTQDLGYTNTQYKRIFDDYQRDKLEASSDAATFDITLLYKLLQHVCGLAKMNDPTWTTPGPQGPSLEHLIYSLKQHRNTLAHDNVRMSEQDLTSTLTELSDLLAKMLAEAGDRCRTNSQDVSHVTRDVKEYIGALLEKVREPLDPSDVAHLSQFNQDNKKYKSYITEKVKQTSKWELTEVYKLLYQILPAPWLHLNINYNPSLAFTKLRLLENPVIGARPSHATKGQDNTRPSHATRNRDINYEDILSMRREDGRVPQCVLLTGEGGMGKTTLLKLILEKWVEDPAAIRHLGTEDLVFYVQCRNTHLNTFDDLLRQLLPQTLRDSDADFILFKETILSLNILVLIDGYDEVNKYSRRLVKELLHLPGKDVRLVITTRPGWDQQLSLLVPHTRPCYNILVLGITPERHAEFAERITKVLVEEESQQSVKEKFTQRLEQMSEFLGEYLNTPLTLILLALLCVEAPEEFNSLTTNTQVYEKIHDFITKKLVSRLIDQVTDPKRSCEKFLRFFEEVSLRGIKRQEYDLWPETEAEIREKCDTLGLPQEEVLSNYLTRTSYRRGLDVVTVFGYFHARYQEYCASRGLVAQLRKEGEGDYREQQCVSEKSSRITDLLKDVVHTQIGFSPDHLQKSDVTTDEIVERSRWQSILLSTTGVLSAQGVEHKFITHIVDLLCEMGKKSIDDELLKHVAESRESKHVIQAVCEKLRTKHKWSISSVLSCVFLPPVLREVTPEEIFLCLDDTPQLNQLLSALSELANNVVTIDIQFEGPLYSRNNDLSYKFLERLTAPGSQCTLKWFKGYLSEAAIPLLPHTLEVLDLRLTLHQLPVFIHHLPSLPSLEDLEITVDAREDTELTNMPSQLYKGRKLKVTISPALTADNPLIDWCCQLTAQLCPSTFGGYDVLDLTLKDLTSEKGKRLLRELHRRGVKGNCLCLTIKDNKRKKKELKNVGVSFKNFKHLHVV; from the exons ATGGCGGCCTTAAGTCCCGTTATCCAACTGGAAGATGTGAACAGACTGTGGTATGGACTGGCTGTGACTAAGGCAGGACGAGACGCGCTAGCAAGTGTGTTTATGTGGTCGTACCGGGGCACCTTCCCAGTAGGGACTTACCTCACTCAGGACTTGGGGTACACCAATACTCAGTACAAGCGTATCTTCGATGATTACCAGAGGGATAAACTCGAAGCTTCCTCTGACGCGGCAACTTTTGACATCACCCTGTTGTATAAACTCCTGCAACATGTGTGTGGTCTGGCTAAGATGAATGACCCCACGTGGACCACTCCAGGGCctcagggaccatcacttgaacacCTCATTTACAGCCTCAAGCAACACCGAAACACGTTGGCCCATGATAATGTGAGAATGTCAGAGCAAGATCTTACGTCAACACTGACGGAGCTCAGTGACTTATTGGCCAAGATGCTGGCTGAGGCCGGCGACCGGTGTAGGACAAACAGCCAGGATGTGAGCCACGTGACCAGAGATGTCAAAGAGTATATTGGTGCTCTGCTAGAGAAGGTCAGAGAGCCGCTGGATCCTTCAGATGTGGCGCACTTGTCTCAGTTCAATCAGGACAATAAGAAATACAAAAGCTACATCACAGAAAAGGTTAAGCAGACGAGCAAGTGGGAACTAACTGAGGTGTATAAACTGCTGTACCAGATTCTTCCCGCACCCTGGCTCCACCTCAACATTAACTACAACCCAAGTCTTGCTTTTACAAAACTGCGACTCCTTGAAAATCCCGTCATAGGGGCAAGACCCTCCCACGCGACCAAGGGTCAGGATAACACAAGACCCTCCCATGCTACTAGGAATCGGGATATAAACTATGAAGACATCTTGAGTATGAGACGAGAGGACGGAAGAGTCCCTCAGTGTGTCCTCCTGACGGGGGAAGGTGGTATGGGCAAGACAACGttactcaagctcatcctcgagaaGTGGGTAGAGGACCCTGCTGCCATACGTCACCTGGGCACTGAGGACCTCGTTTTCTATGTACAGTGTAGGAACACACATCTTAATACCTTCGATGATCTCCTCCGCCAGTTGCTGCCTCAAACACTTCGTGATTCTGATGCCGACTTCATATTATTTAAGGAGACAATCTTGAGCTTAAATATATTAGTCCTGATTGACGGCTACGACGAGGTCAACAAGTATTCAAGAAGGCTGGTGAAGGAGCTGTTGCACCTGCCTGGCAAGGATGTGAGGTTGGTGATAACCACACGGCCGGGGTGGGACCAACAACTGTCACTGCTCGTCCCACACACCAGACCTTGCTACAACATCCTCGTCTTGGGCATCACTCCAGAACGTCACGCGgagttcgccgagagaatcaccaaggtgctggtggaggaagagagCCAACAGAGTGTCAAAGAGAAATTTACCCAGCGGCTGGAACAGATGAGTGAGTTCCTGGGCGAGTACCTCAACACTCCACTCACCTTGATCTTGTTGGCGCTGCTGTGCGTCGAGGCTCCAGAAGAATTTAACAGTCTCACCACAAACACTCAAGTCTATGAGAAGATTCATGACTTCATAACCAAAAAACTGGTGTCCAGACTCATAGATCAGGTGACTGACCCCAAAAGAAGTTGTGAGAAGTTTTTGAGGTTTTTTGAAGAGGTCAGTTTAAGAGGGATCAAGAGGCAGGAGTACGACCTTTGGCCAGAGACAGAAGCGGAGATTAGGGagaagtgtgacactctgggactGCCGCAGGAGGAGGTCTTGTCCAACTATTTAACAAGAACCAGCTACCGTCGGGGCCTCGATGTGGTGACGGTGTTTGGTTATTTTcacgccaggtaccaggagtattgTGCCAGCAGGGGGCTGGTCGCTCAGTtgaggaaggagggagaaggagacTATCGAGAACAACAGTGTGTGTCAGAGAAAAGCTCTAGAATTACTGACCTCCTGAAGGATGTTGTGCATACGCAAATAGGTTTCTCGCCAGATCATCTGCAGAAATCAGACGTCACGACAGACGAAATTGTTGAGCGTTCCAGATGGCAGAGCATTTTACTCAGCACTACCGGTGTGCTGAGTGCCCAAGGAGTAGAGCACAAGTTCATTACTCATATAGTTGATCTTCTGTGCGAAATGGGAAAAAAATCGATTGATGACGAGCTGTTGAAGCACGTAGCAGAGTCCCGCGAGAGTAAGCACGTCATCCAAGCCGTGTGTGAGAAGCTGCGTACAAAACACAAGTGGTCAATAAGCAGTGTTCTCTCGTGTGTTTTCCTGCCGCCTGTTCTGAGGGAGGTGACGCCTGAGGAAATCTTCCTGTGCTTAGACGATACACCACAATTAAACCAACTCCTGTCTGCACTGTCTGAGCTTGCAAATAATGTAGTAACCATAGACATACAATTTGAAGGTCCTCTTTACAGCAGAAATAACGACTTATCATACAAATTTTTGGAAAGGCTAACAGCCCCTGGCAGTCAGTGTACCTTAAAGTGGTTTAAAGGTTACTTGTCTGAAGCAGCCatacccctcctgcctcacaccctcGAAGTCCTTGACCTGCGCCTCACACTACATCAACTGCCTGTCTTCATACATCACCTGCCAAGCCTTCCGAGTCTAGAAGACCTAG AGATTACCGTAGACGCCAGGGAGGACACGGAGCTGACTAACATGCCCAGTCAGTTATACAAGGGAAGGAAGCTCAAGGTGACGATCAGCCCGGCCCTAACCGCTGACAACCCTCTCATAGACTGGTGCTGCCAGCTGACGGCTCAACTGTGTCCTAGCACTTTCGGAGGCTATGATGTTCTGGACTTAACACTCAAAGATCTCACTA gtgaaaaagggaagaGACTTCTGCGAGAACTTCACCGGAGGGGCGTCAAAGGCAACTGCCTCTGTCTTACCATCAAGGACAATAAGAGGAAAAAGAAGGAACTCAAAAATGTTGGTGTGTCGTTTAAAAATTTTAAGCATCTTCATGTAGTGTAG